CTAATTTTTTCATAAAGAACTTCATCTGAAAATTTTGCCTCGCTATCAAAAAAATACGTGCAGAAACCGGATTGTGGATAGTATGCTTCATCATAAATTGACAATGTAGCAAACGTGTATATAGGCAGTGAAGTCTTATATAATGAAGATGACATCCTCCTGTCGTCGTACATTTTGTAATTCTCAGAAAACGATGATATCTCAAATCCACTTTCATTCTCATTGTCCCTTTTTCTGAATCTGGTTGCAGAAAAAACATCTTTTCTCAGGGGATAAATAAAGACATCGCTTATCTCAATATTTTTTATATAATCGAATGTAGAATTTAAATAATTATATTCGCTGCTGTCCCGGAGTATGTGATGTCTTTCAAATTGATGCGATAATAATATAATATGATTGTAATTTTCATTCTTTAGCCTTGCTATTTCTTTTATTATATATCTGGGATGTTCAAAAAAATCATTGTCTATAAGATTTACGTCCGTTTTATCTAAGAATATAGATAATTTGTCATCCATATCGGTATTTAACTTATAGGTTTTTACAATCAGCATATCGGATTTATTTCCAGAATATGTATTTACAGGTCTCGTTATATAAGATATAAGAGCCGTATTATTTTTAATATTGTTGACATATTGATAATCATCATCTTGACGCTGCATAGAGCTAATAGAGCTAATAGAGCTAACAGAGTCAACAGAGCTGTCTGCAGCAGCATTTTGCACACGGCTGTCTTGAACTTTCCCATCGTTTAAAGTGAAAGCTAAAGTAGAATTTCTATCTGTTTGCTGGACAATATCAATATTTTTAGATTGTTCACTATTATTAAAAACAGTGCAATTCTTGTCTTTTTTAGCTATTACAATAGGAAAACCTCCCTGAAAAGCAACAAAAGCGCTTCTCTTACGCCATTTTATACTATCGTCGTTCTGTCTCTCATTAAGATTATAACCCTGCATTTTAACTAAAAGCTCATTAGAAAGGATGAGTTCTATTGCGTGGCACATGGCATAAAATTTTTCATCCCTGCTAGGATAATCATCATCATCCTGCAAACGCAAAATATGAACTTTAACATTTTTTGATTCTAAACCGTTGTTAAGACCCTTGATTCTGTTTATAATATAATACGATATAAGATAGACTATTATAGACAAAGCTGAATAATTGCCGACGGAAAAACTGTCTGAAAACTTATTTCCGGTTTTTGTTAGGGTTTTGCTATATAGCATGTTTAAGTCTATTTTATATCTAAAATTAATACCGGGATTTAAACATGCTATATTTTTTTTGCCTGTTGTATGCCAATTTTTATAATTTTCCTCCGGTACAAAACTTATAACGAGAACTTTATCATCCAAATTTCTTTCAATTTTAAAGTTTAGCGGTTTTTCTGCCGATTTATGCAGTATTTTTTCTTTGATTGCAGCCTCTATCTCAACCGTTAATATGGAATTATCGTTCAATCTGTTTATGTCTATATTTCTGCTTTTATCTACAACATCTATATATCTATACCAATTTTGATAGCATCTATCGTCTTTCAATGAATTTCGCCGGCTTGGATTTTTAAAAATCTGCCCTTCGCCTATTGAATCAATATCTATAATATCGGCATCTAATTTTAAATAAAAATTATTTATAGCAGAACTTAAATTTTCTCCGAGCATTTTTTTATTTTTCAATATTACCGAAATTTCAGACGCTATATCATCTACAATCTTGTCTTTATGACTTTTTTTAAGACAGTCAATCATATATCTGATTGTTTTTTTCGGATTGTCTTTTAATCTTGTAATTAAATCGTTTAAAACTTTTTCAAAATCGTCTGCATTCATCGTCTGCCGTTCAGAACCGCATTCCGGATTATTAGACGGGATAACAAGATATAAAAGAATGAGGCTTGATAAATTCTTTTTCACTATTAGATCTTTCAAATAAAAATTTAATGCCGCAGACGCTGTATTGTTAGCTGAATTACTATTAATGCTGTCGGACAGATTCAAGTTTTTATATAAATTTTGTTCTATTTTTTTCAACCTTGATTCAAATGAAGATTTGCCGGTATATATATTTTTTCCGTTTAATTTAAATCTATAAGTTATCTCCCTTTCAGTTATATACCCGTATTTTAATTCTGACAGCTGAACAACCCAGTCCGCCCATACCGGCAACGCCTTATAAAAAGACACGGAATCTGCGTAATCCTCAAGCGGAAAAGCAAAATTAAGCCCAAAATCTCTGCTTATATCAATATAGTAGCTTTTTCGGTTATCAGTTAAAAATCCAAAGAATAATTTAACGTTATTAATATAACATTCTAAATTTTTAGATATATTTTTCTGATAGCTTAAAATTTCCATCAATTTGAATGTTACCCTTAATCGCACTCTGGAAAGAGCATCTCCTGAAATAAAATTTAAAAGTTCATCTACTTCATTATCTGGTTTATTTTTTTTTATCTCTATAGATTCAACAATGGATTCAATTATATCTTCTTGAAATTCTTCTGATTGAAGTTTTTTCTTGATGCCGTTAATAATATTGCCGTAGATGTTGCCGTCTTTTACTTTTTCTATAACCGTAAAAACACGTGCTAAACTATGTTTAACGAATTCTTCTGATTTTATTTCGTCTGCATCGACAAATCTTATCGGCACGAGCGCTGCACAATCACCCCTATTTATGCTGCTGTTGACAAATCTATCATCAAAACCCATCTGTTTTGCTAAATTAAATATTGCCGTTTTAGAATTTTCTGTAAGCAGAGAACTTATTTTATTATCATCTAAGGTTATGGATAATTTTGAAGATATTAAATTATATAATTTTTCAACATTTTCAGAAAAAGATTTTTCAGTATCCGGATGAATGTAGCCGCCGATTTTATGAACTTTTTTATTTTTAATTCTGCCGGTTAATTTATTAAAACCGCTTATAAAACCATTTTCCGTGTCATCCAGAAATCTTTTAAACTCCGTGTGCTTAGACAAAGCGAACAGGAACGATTCCAATCCAATATCTAAAATATGATTATCTTCGTCGAATTTGAAATCGAAACATTCATCCGTCGATTCGGATAGTGCTACGGTTATTAACTTAACAAGCTGCGATAAATTAACACACGGAATTTTACTGTTTAAAGATATAGACGCGCCTTCCATAATTTAAAATATATCTATTTTAATTTGCTTATTATTTAATTTTATTATTATTATTTAATTTTATTATTATTTAATTTTTAAATTTTATTGTATTTATATATTTATTTAACTCTCCGCCGAGAAGTCCTCATCCGTAGGGGCGATTATGATGGGCGGTATTCGGTATTGTTACTTACGCCGCTTTTCTTTCCGTTATCCGGCTGTCATACTGCCTATAGTATTTATTTTATGAATTCATTTTTGCATTTTCTATGTATTATACTATAACATATAATTTACCGTAATAAAAATAATAATAGAATAGATAGGTAGATAGATAGATAGATAGGTAGGTAGGTAGATAGATAGATAAACAGACAGATAAGTAGATAGGTAACGTTTACAGATCAAAAACAACATTGTTTTTAATTAGTTCACTGTAAAATTTGTTATAATTTAATCGTATTCATATTTCTATAATTTTCTATATTTTTTATTATTTTTTATTATTTCGATTCAATCTTGTTCTACAATAAGCAGCAATAAGTTAAATAAACGACTAAACAACTCATTTATTATGAAAATATTATGAAAACTATATTGGTATGCGTAGCCGGAATAACACCGCAGATTATTACAGAAACATTGTATTATTATCTGATTGAGAAAAAACCTCCTATATGGATAGATGAGATTTATGTACTTACTACTTCAGTCGGGAAAGAAACAATAATCAATTCACTTTTAAAAAAAGAGCATGGAGTATTTTATAAATTTTTGTCAGATTTCCACATCGGCTTCCAGAAAATAAAATTTAATGAGAATTCCGTGATTCAGCTCGGCGGAGATTCATATATTAAAGATATTTCGACAGATATGGACAGCGCTGTCATCGGCAATGAAATAGTAAATTTTATAAAAAAAATAGCTATCGATAAAAATACGAGGATTATATGTTCTATCGCAGGCGGCAGAAAAACCATGGGCGTTTATTTGTCTTTAGGTCTGCAGCTATATGGCAGGGAGCAGGATATACTTTCTCATACTTTAGTGTCGCCTGATTTTGAATCCACAAAAGACTTTTTTTACATTCCTCCGGTTCCAGAAAATATTGGGATAAAAGATAAAAATGGAAAAATTATCAAAATTATCAACACAAAGGACGCTACAATAATGTGTTCAGAAATAATATTCGTCAGACTTAGAAATTTTTTAAATATCAAAGATGAATTATTTTACGATGACCTCGTAAACATTGTTCAAAAAAAGGTGGACTACTGCGGCACAAAGCTTATATCTATAGATTTAAAAAATAAGGCGCTTTTGCTTGGAAATAAAAAAGTTATTTTAAAACCTATTGAAATTTGTCTCTACAATCTCTTTTTGTCGAATAAAAAGATGTGCGTGCAGGAATTTTGCGGCGATTGCACGGATTGCTACATGTCTTTAAATGAAATGCGTTCGCAGGAAGTATATAAAAATATTTTAAGATTTTATAATATTATTTATACTGAAAATAGCGGACAATATGAACGCTTAAAAGAATCTTTTAAAAATGACGAAAAAGGAGAGGACTTTTTCAGCCAGAATATTTCCAAAATAAATAAAACATTGAAACAGCATTTAAATCCTTTTGAATTTGCGGTTTATAAGATTTCCAAAATGGGTAAATATAACAAAAGGTACGGTATTTACGTTGATAAGAAAAATATTCTGTCGTGAAATTATAAAAATTCTACTTCTATCCAGCCTATCGGTTCTTTATTCTCATTAATCCAAAGCGAACTTTGATATGCTGCTTTATTTGTAATTATTTTACCGTTCTTTTGTATAGTAATTTCCCTAATTTTATCCAAGCTTTTTGAACCTCCTCCGCCAAGTCTTCCAAGCTTTAAGATATTTTTATTTTTATCTAATTCAAATTTAAAATTTTCAGCATATTTAAATCTTTTACTTTCAATATCGTAAATTTGAGAACCGAATTTTTGTATTGCTTTCATTAGAAGCTCCTTTAACGTATTTTCGGGTTTCTCTTTAGGTATTCCGATATTAAAAAGCAAAGGCATTCTATCTGCAAAATTAGATTTAATAAATTGGTCGTCAATATAAATTTCACCTTCAAACGATGTGTTCTTACTAATTGACTCAAGCAATACTGGCATATGGGTTACATTGCCGGATTTATTTAAATTATTCGGACGGATAATTTTTATATAATTCAAATTATTATTTTGGGTATCACCGGCAGAAAGTTTAAAATCGCTCACATTAATCAACCGAAAGATATCGCTTTCAAAACTTCCGGTTATATTTTCTTTAATATATTTATCTACAATTTTAATTTTTTCATTAATTGTACGTGTTTCCTTTTTTTTTAAATCTGTTTCGCGGCTGAATGATCTTTCTACTTCTAATAATTCTTTTTTAATATTTGCCGCTGTGTTTTCATTATTATCTAACATATAAGACTGAAAAGCATTTTTTAAGGCTCCCTTAAAACTGCTTCCCGGAATATACGGCTGTTTATCTAACCCTCCTCTTATAAAACAGTCCACAGGGGCACGGAAAGGCTCTTTAATATTTTTATCCAGGTAATTAAAGGCTGATTCTGGTGCATCTGCATCTGAATCGTCGATAGGGATTTTATATTCTACAAAATCAGTACAAGATTGAGAATAAATATTCATTAATTGTTTAAAATCGAATGTTCCTGAAGATGTTAAACTCAATAATGCTCTGTAGTAAAACCCGCCGTAAATTTTATCCATATAATCTGATTTATTTATAAAATTTAAGGTTTTTCCTTTTTCATCTATAAAATAATCGGTAGGATAATAACTTTCACCGTTACCTATAAACAATGAAGTAAGCGTTGTAATTTTTACTTTAAAATTCATAATATATTATTCTCCTATAAAGAAAAACGGTATAATATATCCGCTATGCCAGTAATCGTTATATTTAGAAGCAAACACATTTTTAATAGCGTTGCCGTAATATTCTTTTTTAATGAGCGGCTTAAAAGTTGAACCAGGTGTCAGAAGCACTACAGGATTTTTAAAAGGAGTGTCACTGCTGGCAGCGGTACCGCCCATTTTTGGAAATTTAGCATGGCTCTGTATAAATTTATATTCTAATAATTCGTTTTTATCAATATTTTCAACATAACCGTTAGATAAAGACATAATCCAATATAGAACAAAATCATCGTCTGGAGGAGGAATTAGCAGTTCCTTTTCTTCAAATTCTTCTTCTATTGAAAAGTTAAATTTTCCTTTGCCTGTAGATTTGTCTTTTCCAAAACCGTTTTTTCCGATTAGATTAAATACCTCTTCAATTTCGTCTTTTGTAATCAACGAAGTTGAATATTTAACAAATATATTAAGCTCTGTATCTTTAGAATAAAAAGTTTCTTCAACGGTAAATAATTTATTATTAGAATAATCTCCTAATCTATCTATATAATTTTTTTGAATAATAATGTTAGTCGTCTGTTCAACGTTTTCTTCAAATCCGCCTCTGATATTGTCTCCTTTAGAAGTCTGTTTTTCATCAATCCTTCTGCGAATTAAATCGTTTATCTGCGTTAATGTAAGCGCTGTCTTTTTATTCTCATTGTCTTTTAATAAATTAATAAAATCTGTTTTATCTAATAGTGCTGTTTTTTTAATGTCCTTAACGTTTTTATCGTTTAACATAACCGGTTTTAAATAAGGTTTTGGCAATTTATCCGCAAAAAAAGCATTGCTGAATACAACAAAAGGCTCTTTATCAAAATTTTTTAATAAATCTACGAGCCTATTTTCTCCGTATTTATATAAAAGATTCCAGCAGAAAACACCAAAAAGCGTATCGCTTTCAATCTTAGTAACAAAACTTGATGTCGGTTTAATTTCTATCTTCAGACAATTCATTATATTATCGTCCTTATAAAATAATTTTTTATCAAATCAAAAATAAACAGATACTTATTTCTAAATTAAACAATTTAAACTGTTAAAAAAACACAGTCTATTTTTTGATTTCCTGTTCAATATCTTTCAAATCTTTCAGAATATACACATTGCTCCCGTTGTCATCTGATTCTAATTTTGTTGTAAAATTTTCTATACTTACATTATTTTCAAATTCAAATTTTATTTTTCCATATCCTCTTGAACCGCTTCCGCCTAAAGCTGTAAGCTCTAAAAGTTTTAAACCTAAAATTAAATATTTGAAATTTTGTTTATCAATATCGTTAAAAACTAAATAGCTCAAACTGAAATCAAACTCGGCGCCTGCAGGAACTCTTTCAATATTTCTTGGTCCTGACTTGGAAGCTGTGCCGGAAAGTCTGTTAATAGATACTTCAATTTTTTCTTCTGTTAACGCATTCTTTTCAATCATTTTTTTTAAACTTTCTTTACTTAAAGGGCAATCGTTAAAACTAACTCTGGTTGGTCCGCCGTGATAATTTTGCTCAGCGCTGCCGTTACCAAAAATTAAAGTGATCTCATCCCCGTCGCCCTCTTTAACAAAGTGTGGCGTTCCTTCTCCTTTATTGTTAATACCAAATGTTCCTAAATACCATTCAAGCAGCGTTCTTATTTTGCCTTTTAAACTGCTCCCCGGTATATAAGGTTCATCATTTAAAGGATTTTTTATAACTGGATTATCTATTCCGCCGATATGAATTTCATCGTTTCCCGCACCTATATGAAGACCGGAAATAAGTTTTGTTTTACCTTTTAACTCTTTTATTTCTATTAATTTTTGAATCATATTATATATCCCTCCTTAAACTTAATTTATATAATTAAACTTAGTTTAATAAAATTAAGATAATTTAACATAATCAACGTAATTTTATTTATTATTTCATATCCGTTAAACATATAGCTATATTAATCAAAGCGGTATAACAATACACACCGTCTTTAAATCTACTTTGGCAGCGTTCCGGTGGAATATGCAATTATAGATTCGAATAGCGTACAGAATATATTATAATCTTTATTTGTTTTCACAAGATTTAAAACATTATGCTTAATAAATTCATTTAAAAACATGGTTATATGGTCTCTCTGGCAAGCGTAATTTGCCTTTGCGGCTATCATTTTAATATAAGGAAGCTCTTTTTGAAATTCCAACTCCGGGTTTTTGCTGTATTC
This genomic stretch from Candidatus Acididesulfobacter guangdongensis harbors:
- a CDS encoding TIGR02584 family CRISPR-associated protein yields the protein MKTILVCVAGITPQIITETLYYYLIEKKPPIWIDEIYVLTTSVGKETIINSLLKKEHGVFYKFLSDFHIGFQKIKFNENSVIQLGGDSYIKDISTDMDSAVIGNEIVNFIKKIAIDKNTRIICSIAGGRKTMGVYLSLGLQLYGREQDILSHTLVSPDFESTKDFFYIPPVPENIGIKDKNGKIIKIINTKDATIMCSEIIFVRLRNFLNIKDELFYDDLVNIVQKKVDYCGTKLISIDLKNKALLLGNKKVILKPIEICLYNLFLSNKKMCVQEFCGDCTDCYMSLNEMRSQEVYKNILRFYNIIYTENSGQYERLKESFKNDEKGEDFFSQNISKINKTLKQHLNPFEFAVYKISKMGKYNKRYGIYVDKKNILS
- the csm5 gene encoding type III-A CRISPR-associated RAMP protein Csm5, translating into MNFKVKITTLTSLFIGNGESYYPTDYFIDEKGKTLNFINKSDYMDKIYGGFYYRALLSLTSSGTFDFKQLMNIYSQSCTDFVEYKIPIDDSDADAPESAFNYLDKNIKEPFRAPVDCFIRGGLDKQPYIPGSSFKGALKNAFQSYMLDNNENTAANIKKELLEVERSFSRETDLKKKETRTINEKIKIVDKYIKENITGSFESDIFRLINVSDFKLSAGDTQNNNLNYIKIIRPNNLNKSGNVTHMPVLLESISKNTSFEGEIYIDDQFIKSNFADRMPLLFNIGIPKEKPENTLKELLMKAIQKFGSQIYDIESKRFKYAENFKFELDKNKNILKLGRLGGGGSKSLDKIREITIQKNGKIITNKAAYQSSLWINENKEPIGWIEVEFL
- the csm3 gene encoding type III-A CRISPR-associated RAMP protein Csm3, with the translated sequence MIQKLIEIKELKGKTKLISGLHIGAGNDEIHIGGIDNPVIKNPLNDEPYIPGSSLKGKIRTLLEWYLGTFGINNKGEGTPHFVKEGDGDEITLIFGNGSAEQNYHGGPTRVSFNDCPLSKESLKKMIEKNALTEEKIEVSINRLSGTASKSGPRNIERVPAGAEFDFSLSYLVFNDIDKQNFKYLILGLKLLELTALGGSGSRGYGKIKFEFENNVSIENFTTKLESDDNGSNVYILKDLKDIEQEIKK